A window of the Rhodoferax sp. GW822-FHT02A01 genome harbors these coding sequences:
- a CDS encoding ferredoxin--NADP reductase — protein MSAFLEETVLSVHHWTDRLFSFTTTRDPALRFSNGHFTMIGLRQPNGKPLLRAYSIVSANYEEHLEFLSIKVQDGPLTSQLQHIKVGDKIVVGKKPTGTLLIDYLLPGKNLYLLGSGTGLAPFLSVARDPATYERFEKVIVVHGVREVKELAYYDYLTNELPDHEFLGDMVREQMLYYPTVTREPFRNQGRITDLIESGKMQADLGLPKLDPANDRVMICGSPGLLKDLKVILEKRGYAEGSTTSPGDFVVERAFVEQ, from the coding sequence ATGAGTGCATTTCTGGAAGAAACCGTATTAAGCGTACACCACTGGACAGACCGCTTGTTCAGCTTCACCACCACCCGTGACCCCGCATTGCGGTTTTCCAACGGCCACTTCACCATGATCGGCCTGCGCCAACCCAACGGCAAGCCGCTGCTGCGCGCCTACAGCATCGTCAGCGCCAATTACGAAGAGCATCTGGAGTTCCTCAGCATCAAGGTGCAGGACGGCCCGCTGACCTCCCAGCTGCAACACATCAAGGTGGGTGACAAGATCGTGGTCGGCAAGAAGCCCACGGGTACCCTGTTGATCGACTACCTGCTGCCGGGCAAGAACCTGTATCTGCTGGGCAGCGGCACCGGCTTGGCGCCGTTTCTGAGCGTGGCGCGCGATCCGGCCACCTACGAGCGCTTCGAGAAGGTCATCGTGGTCCATGGCGTGCGCGAAGTGAAGGAACTGGCCTATTACGACTACCTCACCAACGAGCTGCCCGACCACGAGTTCCTGGGCGACATGGTGCGCGAGCAGATGCTGTACTACCCCACGGTGACCCGTGAGCCCTTCCGCAACCAGGGCCGCATCACCGACCTGATCGAGTCCGGCAAGATGCAGGCGGATCTGGGTCTGCCCAAACTTGACCCCGCAAATGACCGCGTCATGATCTGCGGCTCCCCCGGTTTGCTCAAGGACTTGAAAGTCATTCTGGAAAAGCGTGGCTATGCCGAAGGCAGCACCACATCGCCCGGCGACTTTGTCGTTGAGCGTGCCTTCGTCGAACAATAG
- a CDS encoding EF-hand domain-containing protein yields the protein MSTIGGVSSSGNAWATPSAQRSQHQAKMFAKVDTDGSGSVDQSELSAMLSDISQKTGTSLGDSKQLFTKMDTNGDGSLSSDELGQGMKDLLPPPTTMDFAQSHAQDGQPARSSGAGGTGGTQSTSSISSSTTYDPLDVNQDGTVSSMERLAGMLKELAQGANSSDSSGSSGSSSNSEVAKLAQKLYEQISASLQQSGNSTTSTLSATA from the coding sequence ATGAGCACAATCGGGGGAGTCAGCAGCTCCGGCAATGCATGGGCCACACCCAGCGCGCAGCGTAGTCAGCACCAGGCAAAAATGTTTGCCAAAGTGGATACGGATGGCAGCGGCAGTGTGGACCAGAGCGAACTCAGCGCCATGCTGAGCGACATCAGCCAGAAGACCGGGACCAGTCTGGGTGACAGCAAGCAGCTGTTCACCAAGATGGACACCAATGGTGACGGCAGCCTGTCCAGTGACGAATTGGGTCAGGGCATGAAGGACCTCCTGCCACCACCCACCACCATGGATTTCGCCCAGTCGCACGCGCAGGACGGCCAACCAGCGCGGTCAAGCGGCGCTGGCGGAACAGGTGGAACGCAGTCAACCTCCAGCATCTCCAGTAGCACGACCTACGATCCATTGGACGTCAACCAGGACGGTACGGTGTCCTCCATGGAGCGGCTGGCTGGCATGCTCAAGGAACTGGCGCAAGGCGCAAACTCCTCGGATTCTTCTGGCAGCTCAGGAAGCTCCAGCAACTCGGAAGTGGCCAAGCTGGCACAAAAGCTCTATGAGCAGATCAGCGCCAGCCTGCAGCAGTCCGGCAACAGCACCACCAGCACACTGAGCGCGACAGCCTGA
- a CDS encoding thioredoxin family protein, translating to MSNPENPSSAPLLVACLCAQWCGTCNEYAPLFERLQGEFPGATFRWIDIEDESDLVDPIEVENFPTILIATGGQARFFGTVTPHLETLRRLIQSHLGNTGLSRLPAEVQAITQRISMQRAA from the coding sequence ATGTCAAACCCAGAAAACCCGTCTTCCGCCCCCTTGCTGGTGGCCTGTTTGTGCGCTCAGTGGTGTGGTACCTGCAACGAGTACGCCCCCTTGTTTGAGCGTCTGCAGGGGGAATTCCCTGGTGCCACGTTCCGCTGGATTGATATCGAAGACGAATCGGACCTGGTCGACCCCATCGAAGTAGAGAACTTCCCCACCATTCTGATTGCCACGGGCGGGCAGGCCCGCTTTTTTGGCACTGTGACGCCCCACCTGGAGACGTTGCGGCGGCTGATTCAGTCCCACCTGGGCAATACTGGGCTCAGCCGCTTGCCTGCCGAAGTGCAGGCCATCACGCAGCGCATCAGCATGCAGCGGGCTGCCTGA